The DNA region TTTTTGTTTCAGGAAGGGTATTTTAGCATTCGGCTATTTTTAGGGATTTTCTTTATTTTCTTAACCGCCCCTGTCGCAGCCCATGCGATCACCCGCAGCGCCCATCGCGCTAATGTTGAATTAGCGGATATTAGTGTGCAAGACGATTTACAGAAAGTTAGGTCAAAGGAACGCGAAGGGGCTGAAGCAGAATAAAAAAAGACGTGAGCATCTCTGTTCGTCCGCTCGCGTCTTTTTTTTATCGGTAAAATAGGAGTTGAAATAAATATAAACCGACTAAGTGGGCGGGATAAAACGAGCGATAAAGCCAGAGTGGCACTCGGATCCCTTTTGGACTCTTATAAAATACGAGTAAGATCGTAAACAAAATACTATACATTTGCAGGACCCACTGCTGGCTGATGAGAAAGAACAGATTTAAGCCGAAATGGGCCGAAAGAAGGCGGGTGCCTGTCAACGAGCGATAAATAAGTATCAGCAAAATTCCATACATCCCATAGTCCATCGGAATGAAGCAACTGATCAACAAAAGTGTTGCAACGATTGATTTTCGGACAGCTGGGGTAAGCCTCGTTTCTCGGTCGGACTGAGCTGAGGAAGAGGATTCCGGCTCTTCATCCCATACATACAAAATCAATAGACCCATAAATAAAGTAAAAACGACATTAAGCTCAACTGTTTGAAAAAGAAGACTGTATGGAAGTTGAGAAATGAGGGCGATGATAAGTAAGCGAGTCAGATAACGTTTTACACTTCTTGTACGCTCGTATCCTTTGACCAACAAGAAACAATAAACGGGGAAGGAGAGTCGACCGATCATCCGAAATATGGGTTGATCATCAAAAAACAACAATCCAATATGGTCGATGAGCATCGTTGTCATCGCGAGTAGTTGCAGCATATCGATCCTCCACCTTCGTTTAGTTTACTCAGACTATTTTATCACACGATGCGCAAGAAGGAGAGGGCGACAACTAGCTATGGGGTCTCGAGTCGCCATAAGCCAGGTCGGATTCCAGGCAGAGGGTCAACGCTAG from Ammoniphilus oxalaticus includes:
- the mnhG gene encoding monovalent cation/H(+) antiporter subunit G; translated protein: MSAGSQSELVAVLMILVGTIFSFLSTVGLIRLPDVYTRTHAASKSSTLGVLFTMVGTFIFFLFQEGYFSIRLFLGIFFIFLTAPVAAHAITRSAHRANVELADISVQDDLQKVRSKEREGAEAE
- a CDS encoding TraX family protein, producing MLQLLAMTTMLIDHIGLLFFDDQPIFRMIGRLSFPVYCFLLVKGYERTRSVKRYLTRLLIIALISQLPYSLLFQTVELNVVFTLFMGLLILYVWDEEPESSSSAQSDRETRLTPAVRKSIVATLLLISCFIPMDYGMYGILLILIYRSLTGTRLLSAHFGLNLFFLISQQWVLQMYSILFTILLVFYKSPKGIRVPLWLYRSFYPAHLVGLYLFQLLFYR